From a region of the Mercurialis annua linkage group LG1-X, ddMerAnnu1.2, whole genome shotgun sequence genome:
- the LOC126665603 gene encoding type I inositol polyphosphate 5-phosphatase 8 isoform X1, producing the protein MRTETKKMSKSAWPKIVARKWLNIQSGADEFHSDYVRTGRTERRKSCSDEDYYVVVPEDFSEGWLMEGGNGIKRSRMETETPAACDSLNLRMFVGTWNVGGKSPDDAFNLTQLLSSPSPADIYVLGFQEIVPLNAGNVLGAEDNGPAKKWLSLIRQTLNHATEHRHSSPLQPDPQSPMKPRLSFSDLLSLEDELGNEDFERLSNLHSNLSSGEECSPYRSPVSKRYCLAASKQMVGIFLCVWVRSDLFKHITNLKVSCVGRGIMGYLGNKGSISISMTVHRTSFCFVCTHLTSGEKEGDGVRRNLDVSEILKKTKFSYSYRQPGQPFPPESILDHDKIIWLGDLNYRLAVGCGDTHELLKRHDWQALLEKDQLKIEQRAGRVFKGWEEGRIYFAPTYKYLTNSDDYVVQTSKSKEKRRTPAWCDRILWKGEGLKQMWYLRGESRFSDHRPVYSLFSVKVNKSNKSNARSYPARSSTYMAKVQAEELLIIPRVHSCINTAPRFK; encoded by the exons ATGAGAACAGAGACGAAAAAAATGTCCAag TCGGCGTGGCCTAAAATAGTTGCCCGGAAATGGCTAAATATACAAAGTGGAGCAGACGAGTTTCATTCCGATTATGTAAGAACCG GTAGAACTGAGAGAAGAAAAAGCTGCTCAGATGAAGATTATTACGTCGTCGTACCGGAAGATTTTTCAG AGGGGTGGTTGATGGAAGGTGGTAATGGAATTAAAAGGTCTAGAATGGAGACGGAGACACCAGCTGCCTGTGATTCTCTGAATCTAAG GATGTTTGTGGGGACATGGAATGTTGGAGGAAAATCTCCTGATGATGCCTTCAACTTGACACAGTTGCTTAGCTCTCCTTCTCCTGCTGACATCTATGTTCTTGG GTTCCAGGAAATTGTGCCCCTGAATGCAGGGAACGTGCTAGGGGCAGAGGACAATGGCCCAGCAAAGAAGTGGCTGTCCTTAATCAGACAGACACTCAACCATGCCACTGAACACAGACATTCATCTCCACTACAGCCTGACCCACAATCTCCCATGAAACCAAGGCTCAGCTTCTCAGACTTGCTCTCATTAGAAGATGAACTCGGCAATGAGGATTTTGAAAGACTATCAAATTTACATTCTAATTTAAGCTCTGGAGAAGAATGTTCGCCTTATCGCAGTCCAGTCTCGAAACGCTATTGCTTAGCAGCTAGCAAGCAGATGGTTGGGATCTTCTTATGCGTGTGGGTTCGATCTGATCTCTTTAAACATATCACCAATTTGAAAGTCTCGTGCGTTGGTCGCGGCATTATGGGTTACCTTGGCAATAAG GGGTCAATTTCGATTAGTATGACAGTGCACCGGACATCATTCTGCTTCGTTTGCACGCACTTGACTTCGGGAGAAAAAGAGGGCGATGGAGTCAGAAGAAATCTGGATGTCTCTGAAATATTAAAGAAAACTAAGTTTTCTTATTCTTATAGACAACCTGGTCAACCATTTCCTCCTGAAAGCATATTAGATCATGA CAAGATTATTTGGCTCGGGGATTTGAATTATCGGCTAGCAGTCGGCTGTGGAGACACTCACGAGCTTTTAAAAAGGCATGATTGGCAAGCGCTTCTAGAGAAAGATCAG CTAAAGATAGAGCAAAGAGCCGGTCGGGTGTTCAAAGGATGGGAAGAAGGAAGGATTTACTTTGCTCCGACCTACAAGTACCTTACAAATTCCGATGATTACGTTGTCCAAACATCTAAATCTAAAGAGAAACGCCGTACTCCGGCTTG GTGCGACCGGATACTTTGGAAAGGTGAGGGTTTAAAACAGATGTGGTATCTAAGAGGAGAGTCCAGATTTTCAGACCATAGACCTGTTTATTCACTATTCTCAGTTAAAGTCAATAAAAGCAACAAATCCAATGCTAGATCTTACCCCGCAAGATCTTCAACATACATGGCTAAAGTCCAAGCAGAGGAACTCTTAATAATTCCTAGAGTACACAGCTGCATTAACACTGCCCCGAGgttcaaataa
- the LOC126665603 gene encoding type I inositol polyphosphate 5-phosphatase 8 isoform X2 — MAKYTKWSRRVSFRLCKNRTERRKSCSDEDYYVVVPEDFSEGWLMEGGNGIKRSRMETETPAACDSLNLRMFVGTWNVGGKSPDDAFNLTQLLSSPSPADIYVLGFQEIVPLNAGNVLGAEDNGPAKKWLSLIRQTLNHATEHRHSSPLQPDPQSPMKPRLSFSDLLSLEDELGNEDFERLSNLHSNLSSGEECSPYRSPVSKRYCLAASKQMVGIFLCVWVRSDLFKHITNLKVSCVGRGIMGYLGNKGSISISMTVHRTSFCFVCTHLTSGEKEGDGVRRNLDVSEILKKTKFSYSYRQPGQPFPPESILDHDKIIWLGDLNYRLAVGCGDTHELLKRHDWQALLEKDQLKIEQRAGRVFKGWEEGRIYFAPTYKYLTNSDDYVVQTSKSKEKRRTPAWCDRILWKGEGLKQMWYLRGESRFSDHRPVYSLFSVKVNKSNKSNARSYPARSSTYMAKVQAEELLIIPRVHSCINTAPRFK; from the exons ATGGCTAAATATACAAAGTGGAGCAGACGAGTTTCATTCCGATTATGTAAGAACCG AACTGAGAGAAGAAAAAGCTGCTCAGATGAAGATTATTACGTCGTCGTACCGGAAGATTTTTCAG AGGGGTGGTTGATGGAAGGTGGTAATGGAATTAAAAGGTCTAGAATGGAGACGGAGACACCAGCTGCCTGTGATTCTCTGAATCTAAG GATGTTTGTGGGGACATGGAATGTTGGAGGAAAATCTCCTGATGATGCCTTCAACTTGACACAGTTGCTTAGCTCTCCTTCTCCTGCTGACATCTATGTTCTTGG GTTCCAGGAAATTGTGCCCCTGAATGCAGGGAACGTGCTAGGGGCAGAGGACAATGGCCCAGCAAAGAAGTGGCTGTCCTTAATCAGACAGACACTCAACCATGCCACTGAACACAGACATTCATCTCCACTACAGCCTGACCCACAATCTCCCATGAAACCAAGGCTCAGCTTCTCAGACTTGCTCTCATTAGAAGATGAACTCGGCAATGAGGATTTTGAAAGACTATCAAATTTACATTCTAATTTAAGCTCTGGAGAAGAATGTTCGCCTTATCGCAGTCCAGTCTCGAAACGCTATTGCTTAGCAGCTAGCAAGCAGATGGTTGGGATCTTCTTATGCGTGTGGGTTCGATCTGATCTCTTTAAACATATCACCAATTTGAAAGTCTCGTGCGTTGGTCGCGGCATTATGGGTTACCTTGGCAATAAG GGGTCAATTTCGATTAGTATGACAGTGCACCGGACATCATTCTGCTTCGTTTGCACGCACTTGACTTCGGGAGAAAAAGAGGGCGATGGAGTCAGAAGAAATCTGGATGTCTCTGAAATATTAAAGAAAACTAAGTTTTCTTATTCTTATAGACAACCTGGTCAACCATTTCCTCCTGAAAGCATATTAGATCATGA CAAGATTATTTGGCTCGGGGATTTGAATTATCGGCTAGCAGTCGGCTGTGGAGACACTCACGAGCTTTTAAAAAGGCATGATTGGCAAGCGCTTCTAGAGAAAGATCAG CTAAAGATAGAGCAAAGAGCCGGTCGGGTGTTCAAAGGATGGGAAGAAGGAAGGATTTACTTTGCTCCGACCTACAAGTACCTTACAAATTCCGATGATTACGTTGTCCAAACATCTAAATCTAAAGAGAAACGCCGTACTCCGGCTTG GTGCGACCGGATACTTTGGAAAGGTGAGGGTTTAAAACAGATGTGGTATCTAAGAGGAGAGTCCAGATTTTCAGACCATAGACCTGTTTATTCACTATTCTCAGTTAAAGTCAATAAAAGCAACAAATCCAATGCTAGATCTTACCCCGCAAGATCTTCAACATACATGGCTAAAGTCCAAGCAGAGGAACTCTTAATAATTCCTAGAGTACACAGCTGCATTAACACTGCCCCGAGgttcaaataa